The Candidatus Eisenbacteria bacterium genome includes the window GAGAGCGGCCGCGCCTCGAAGCCGAGATCCTCGAGCGACACCAGCCCGCGACGGCGATCGAGCAGTCGCAGCACCGCGGTCTCGCCGAACATGCTGGCGTAGGTCGAAACACGAATGTCGATCTCGCCGCCGTCGAGCTTGACGCGGAAGCGGCCGTCCTGATGCAGGCGCCGTTCGGCGATGTCGGCGTCGGCCAGCACCTTGATGCGCGAGATGAGCTGCGGCGCGAACGCGGCGGGCAGTCCGGTGAGCGTCTGCATGACGCCGTCGACTCGCACCCGCACGCGCACCGTGCGCTCGAGCGGTTCGACGTGCAGATCGCTGGCACGCATCTGGATCGCGCGCATCAGCAGATCGTCGAGAATTCCGATCGCGCCACGGCCCGATGGATCGTCGCTGGTGGTCTCGCGGATCTCGCGGTACTGGAGCGTGGTCCCGGCCGCGGGCACGTGGCCGTCGCGCAGGCGCTCCACCGTTTTGAGCGTCGCGACGATCTTCTCTTCGGCGGCGAGACAGGGGCGCACCGGCATGCGATAGATGCGCTCGAGTTCGGCCACGCACGCGACATCGAGCGGATCGGACATGGCGACCGACAGCTCCTCGTCGGCGACCCGCAGTGGCAGGACCCGATTGCGAACCAGGTACGGCACCGAGACGTCGGCGAGCAGCGCCGGATCCACGAGTCCGGCATCGGGCTCGACGATCGGGAGGTCGTGCTTGAGCGAGACCGCGTTCATGAACTGCGCCTCGGTCACGAGGCGCCGGCCGACCAGCACCTCACGCTCGGATCCGTCGGGATTCTGCGATCGCGCCAGCTGGTAAGCGGCGCGGCCCTCGGGGTCGAGCGCTCGATTGGCGACCAGGATCTCGTCGAGCGAGAGCGTCGCCTGATGCACGCGCAACACGCGTTCGTACTCGGAGCGTGCCAGCTGTCCGGTCGAAACCAGGATCTCGACCGGCGACTTCGGCTGCTTCAGATGGGCCGAGACGCGGCGCGCGCGCGCCAGCTGGACTTCGCTGACGATGCCCTCGGCCAGCAGCTTCGACTCGAACGCATCCAGTTCGGCGTTGGGCACGACTCCCCTCCCTAGGTGGCGGCCGCAGGGGCTCCGCTCGCCGGCTTCCGTGCTCGGCATGAAACAACTCGAAACCGCGCAGAGGGCGGCTTCGGGGCAAAGTGTCGGCCGGAAGTGCTCTCAATTGAACGTGCCCCCTCAAACTCCGGGCGCGGCGGCCGACACTTGGACCTGTCAGCCGGTCCACCCCGGGTCCCTCGAGGAATTCATGTCGTCCGCCACCCCGCTTCCTGTCCCCATGGATGAGGACTCGCTCGCGTCGGCGTTGCGCGCGCGCCTGGAGTCCGGCCCCATCGAACTGCCGCTGCTGCCGGAGACGGCCACGGCAGTGCTCGCCGCGTGTCGTCGCGACGAGAGCGGTACCCGCGAAGTCGCGCAGATCATGCAGCGCGACCCCGCGTTGACCGCGAACGTGCTGCGGATCGCGAACAGCGCGCTCTACTCGCGCGGCGCCGCGATCGTTTCGCTGCCCCACGCGGTCGGCCGGCTCGGGATCTCGACGGTCGGCGAAATCGCGGCGGCCGCGGTCATGCGCACCACGCTGTTCACCAACGCTCCGGAGGAAGTCTCGATCGAGGAGCTGTGGCGCCACTCCGCATGCTGCGCGAACTGGGCACGCGAGATCGCGCGCTATCGCCGCCACAGTGTCGAAGGCGCATTCCTGGCCGGACTGCTGCACGATGTCGGAAAGCCGGTGCTCCACCATCTGATCGCGCAGGACAACGCGCACGCGCGGCATGCGATTCCGATCGAGGTCACGCGCAGGGTGGTCGAAGACATGCACGGCGAGATCGGCGGCCTGCTGGCCGAGCGCTGGAATCTGGCCGAGTGGATCGCGATCGCGATCGCGCACCATCACCACCCCGAGAACGCGCCTTCACATCCGTCCGAGGTGCACACGGTGGCACTCGCGAATCACTT containing:
- a CDS encoding type II/IV secretion system protein, encoding MPNAELDAFESKLLAEGIVSEVQLARARRVSAHLKQPKSPVEILVSTGQLARSEYERVLRVHQATLSLDEILVANRALDPEGRAAYQLARSQNPDGSEREVLVGRRLVTEAQFMNAVSLKHDLPIVEPDAGLVDPALLADVSVPYLVRNRVLPLRVADEELSVAMSDPLDVACVAELERIYRMPVRPCLAAEEKIVATLKTVERLRDGHVPAAGTTLQYREIRETTSDDPSGRGAIGILDDLLMRAIQMRASDLHVEPLERTVRVRVRVDGVMQTLTGLPAAFAPQLISRIKVLADADIAERRLHQDGRFRVKLDGGEIDIRVSTYASMFGETAVLRLLDRRRGLVSLEDLGFEARPLSMLRDVVLRANAGCILVTGPTGSGKTTTLYSFVDYVNDPGIKVISAEDPVEYMIPGVAQCSINSKTGPTFAQSLRAIVRQDPDIIVVGEIRDGETAALAVEAALTGHQVFSTLHTEDAVGALIRLIDLGVEPYLVSSTISAIVAQRLVRRVCPNCTSPVEPLREDLRYLDIERADLAGLSLMAGRGCANCNGTGYKGRVAIHEVLVPSDDLRDAVLRRAASRELRSLARHLPVFSTLQESGVMRALQGDTSLSEIVANAPRDPDARRPTVLLELIRSGGPR
- a CDS encoding HDOD domain-containing protein, giving the protein MSSATPLPVPMDEDSLASALRARLESGPIELPLLPETATAVLAACRRDESGTREVAQIMQRDPALTANVLRIANSALYSRGAAIVSLPHAVGRLGISTVGEIAAAAVMRTTLFTNAPEEVSIEELWRHSACCANWAREIARYRRHSVEGAFLAGLLHDVGKPVLHHLIAQDNAHARHAIPIEVTRRVVEDMHGEIGGLLAERWNLAEWIAIAIAHHHHPENAPSHPSEVHTVALANHFAHVVSDSSFTNISHIAHPSVDVLDLYVEDLEALAERRDDVHSAVEAMP